gaagaaaaagggaaaaaagaaaaaaaaaagaagttaagaAAGAAACAAACTGGTAAGCAAGGagtaaaaacagaaaaagaaggaaaagctAGCAGGAGGAACATGAAAAGCCAAGTAGAGTGAGATAATAAAGAGAgtgggggaagagagagagagggtgggtTTTGGGAGGGAGTGGGTTTGTTTCATAAAGCTATCAAGGGAATTTTGCAAATGTCACAAGATTCTCAGGAGATAAAGACGATTGAGCAGTGGAGATGGTCCGAAATGCAAGGCCTTGAGCTCGTGTCCCCTGCTCCTCCTGATCCTTTTAAAACCAACCCAACGACGCCAACGACAACGccaacaccaacaccaaccACACCAACCACACCAGACACAGAACCACGAGTCTCAGAACAAGCAGCAGCTCCTCGAGCGACTAAACCAATGGAGAGCTCTGAGCAAAAGAAGGATTCTAGTGGCGGCGGCAGTAGTGGAGAGAAGGCTGAGGCAGTTCCCGCCGTTGGGTTTGGACAACTCTTTAGATTCGCGGATGGGTTGGATTACATTCTGATGGCAATTGGGTCTGTTGGAGCAATTGTACATGGCTGCTCTCTGCCACTGTTTCTCAGGTTCTTTGCCGACCTCGTCAATTCTTTCGGGTCCAATGCCAATAATATGGACAAGATGATGCAGGAAGTTCTTAAGGTAAATCCATTAGTCACATAATTAAGTTCATTCATTATCTTGCCGCCATGAATATGTTATCGAATGCTCTGCACTTCGTGAATTTTTGCAGTATGCGTTTTACTTTCTGGTAGTGGGTGCTGCAATATGGGCATCTTCTTGGGCAGGTGAGAAGTCTCTGTTGCAGTCACTTTGAACTgtttgctttgattttctgtatttgatttttttgttaaatgtaATCGGGAGAGCTTGAATTCGATTGCAGAGATATCGTGTTGGATGTGGACCGGAGAGCGGCAATCAACGAAGATGAGGATCAAATACTTGGAGGCGGCTTTGAACCAGGACATTCAGTTCTTTGACACGGAGGTGCGGACCTCCGACGTTGTTTTCGCCATTAACTCCGATGCAGTAATGGTCCAAGACGCCATTAGCGAGAAGGTGAAGGAAGAAGctgcttgtttttttttggaagttgCTCCCTAATTAGGCCTTTTGATAAAACCtcctttctgtttctttttcttttgggtttttgtGTGTGCAGTTGGGCAATTTCATCCACTATATGGCGACATTTGTGTCCGGATTTGTTGTGGGTTTCACTGCCGTATGGCAACTGGGTCTTGTCACACTGGCCGTGGTTCCTCTCATAGCTGTAATTGGTGGTATCCACACCACCACATTAGCGAAGCTCTCTGGAAAGAGCCAGGAAGCTCTCTCACAAGCAGGAAACATTGTAGAACAGGTGAAAAAAAGGGCATTTGTTCATTGTTTGTGTGTGCCTTTGAGTTTTCCGATATGTTAGAGACGAAGATTAAAACTTGGTTTAACGGggattttctctgttttttgcATCTGGGTAATACTGATTTCAAACAAACTTACAGACGATAGTTCAAATCCGGGTTGTTTTCGCATTTGTGGGGGAATCCAGAGCATTACAAGGCTACTCGTCGGCACTTAAGGTGGCGCAGAGGCTCGGTTACAAGAGTGGATTTGCAAAGGGATTGGGACTGGGTGccacttattttgttgttttttgctGTTATGCGCTTCTGCTGTGGTATGGCGGTTATCTGGTTAGGCACAACTACACCAATGGAGGACTTGCCATTGCTACCATGTTTGCAGTTATGATTGGTGGACTGTAAGTactatatttacatatttcgtCCTTTTAGTGCATTTTTCCGGTTGCATCTTGTTCTTTAAAATTGTCTTGGCTCTGGTCGGCAGGGCTTTGGGGCAGTCTGCGCCAAGCATGGGTGCATTTGTGAAGGCCAAAGTTGCAGCTGCAAAAATCTTTCGTATAATCGATCACAAACCAGATATAGACCGAAACAGCGAATCGGGTTTGGAATTAGAGTCAATTACTGGACTTGTGGAGCTGAAAAATGTAGATTTCTCCTACCCATCCAGGCCTGAGGTTCGGATCCTTAATAATTTCTCCCTAAACGTCCCCGCGGGCAAGACCATAGCTTTGGTTGGCAGCAGTGGCTCTGGTAAGAGCACCGTGGTGTCCCTCATTGAGAGGTTCTACGATCCCACCTCAGGTAAATCATGAGTGATTTCATGCTAAATTATCAAACAGAGGTTGTTAGCTAAATGCATTTGAAAAATTGTCCTTTGCGTGAGTGTTTTCCTAGATGAATTTATTATGTCGTAGCAAAGGTAGGTTAATTTAACTCCCGGGTTCCTTTACTTCATGTGATATGTATATTTATGGAGGATCGTGCAAGTTGTTAAGAAGCGTCTGTCATTGAATAAACCTGCGCAGGACAAGTTCTGCTGGACGGCCATGACATAAAGACTCTAAAACTGAGATGGTTGAGGCAGCAAATAGGGCTTGTGAGCCAAGAGCCTGCTCTGTTTGCTACTACCATTAAAGAAAACATACTATTGGGTCGGCCCGATGCGGACCAAGTTGAGATAGAAGAGTCTGCGAGAGTTGCCAATGCCCATTCATTCATAATCAAGCTTCCTGAAGGCTTCGAGACTCAGGTTTGTTGTTTCAGTGCATTCATGTATAGTTACTGCATGAAACATTTGCACAGATTGTAGATATCATAGTTGCTGGTTGATCTCAACCATATTCTGTATCTTATTGAAATCAGATATAGTTAACGCTGTTTGTTTGGTGGAtacacaataaataatttacttgTTCTGATAGTTAGACTTTATGtctctgaaaatgaaataaagaaaagaaaatggtatGGTTCTTCaatatttaatcatattaattgcAGTAGGTCTGTAGTATCCATACAATTTTTTAGTCTTTATTGACAGTAGAGAAATGAGGtctgggatgaaatttaattatgaatattgaCCAGAGATGTTTCGTTTCACTTTGGCTCATAATTAATTCTTATACcatatgaataatttaatggTTTATTTggtcaacaaattaattttaatatatcattttattttatgttttgaaagtCAATGTAAGGAAGTGTTtggtcatgcatgcatctgatGTAAGGTAACATGCTTTTGTCAACGATGCATGTGCAAAAGTAAAGAAAACATAAGGGAGGAATGACCAGACCACAAAATACTCAGTACATAtctgttgtgtgtgtgtgtttgagagagagagagagagagagagagctcattTCATACACTATAAGATAGATGAATTGTTTAATTGGACAATTAACTTGCCAGATGAAGTTcacaacataaataaaaaatagtttacaTATAGAGTTCACaagattacaaaataaattactacTGTAACAAGTTCTACTCTAAAAGAGATTTTAGATCATGCTCCATTCAGTTCAATATCATGTTGAACAAAGATAAAGGAAGCTTTAAAATCACGCTAATCCAATCTATATAGGATTCCAACTTTCTATTCCTTCTCCTACGTTTTCTCTAAGAAATAATGGAGAATCATACCATGCATCGGGGGAGGGGGACGGGTGAATATTATCGCAATTTGGTAATCAAATAAAAGCATTAAGAAACTGAAAAAATGACAGGTAGGGGAGAGAGGATTGCAGCTCTCAGGAGGACAGAAGCAGAGAATAGCTATAGCTAGGGCAATGCTGAAAAACCCGGCTATCCTGCTCTTAGATGAGGCAACAAGTGCATTGGACTCTGAGTCTGAAAAGCTTGTGCAAGAGGCCCTCGATCGGTTCATGATTGGGAGAACAACCCTTGTCATTGCTCATCGCCTTTCTACCATTCGTAAGGCTGACCTCGTAGCTGTACTCCAGCAGGGCGCTGTCTCTGAAATTGGAACTCACGATGAGCTTATTTCTAAAGGGGAAAATGGTGTCTATGCTAAGCTCATTCGAATGCAGGAGATGGCCCATGAAACCGCTCTCAACAATGCAAGAAAAAGTAGTGCAAGGTACCTTTCATCAAGTTTGGAGCATATTCCAAAtccatatttttatatgaaaagttTCGTCCTAATGGATATTTTTGTTGTTCCTTATACACTGCTATGACAAGACTTAACTATGATTTCTACTTAACTATGATTTTAGTGCTGAAGTTTCTGCTTAACTATGATTTCCATTTATAGGCCTTCAAGTGCCAGGAACTCAGTAAGCTCACCGATAATTGCACGGAACTCTTCCTATGGCCGGTCACCATACTCACGTCGACTATCTGACTTCTCTACATCTGACTTCAGTCTCTCCATCGATGCCTCACACCCCAACTATCGTTTAGAAAAGCTTGCCTTCAAGGAGCAAGCCAGTTCCTTCTGGCGCCTTGCAAAAATGAATTCACCAGAATGGGTGTATGCTTTAGTTGGATCCATAGGCTCTGTTATTTGTGGCTCACTTAGTGCCTTCTTTGCATATGTTCTAAGTGCCGTCCTCAGTGTCTACTACAATCCAAATGATGCTTACATGAGTAGACAGATTGAGAAGTACTGCTATTTGTTAATTGGGCTTTCATCAGCTGCACTACTCTTCAACACACTTCAGCATTTCTTCTGGGATATAGTGGGAGAAAATCTCACAAAACGCGTAAGGGAGAAAATGTTGGCTGCTgtcttaaaaaatgaaatggcATGGTTTGATCAGGAGGAAAACGAGAGTGCTAGGATTGCAGCAAGGCTGGCTCTTGATGCAAACAATGTGAGATCAGCAATTGGAGACCGTATTTCAGTGATTGTGCAGAACACGGCACTCATGCTAGTTGCCTGCACGGCAGGATTTGTTTTGCAGTGGCGCCTTGCCCTTGTCCTCATAGCTGTCTTCCCTGTTGTTGTTGCAGCTACTGTATTGCAGGTTTGTTTTCCCAGCTGAAACCTGAATCTTGTCTAATGAGGTTGaagagtttatatttttattggttttatataATGAAACTATCCTGACGCTAGTCCTAAACTGACAAGGACAAATATGGCTGAACTTTGACAACATTTAACACAAATTTCACAATATGCACAACCTATTGAGTAGCTTGAATGAcattttaggaaaatgatacccattgattctttttgtgatgaattaCAATATGTTGATAGTGATAATCCAAAATTGAAATGTGGTGTCCATAGGGTATATCTGGAATTCTTATGTCAATCcagttatttactttttttgttaaatCTTCAACAGAAAATGTTCATGACTGGTTTCTCTGGGGACCTGGAAGCTGCCCATGCCAAGGCCACCCAGCTAGCAGGTGAGGCCATAGCCAATGTAAGGACCGTTGCTGCCTTCAATTCAGAGGCAAAAATTGTTAACCTTTTCTCCTCCAACCTCAATGCTCCACTCCGACGATGCTTTTGGAAGGGACAGATTTCTGGAAGTGGATTTGGAATAGCTCAGTTTGCACTGTATGCTTCCTACGCCCTTGGTCTCTGGTATGCTTCCTGGCTTGTCAAGCATGGGATATCCGATTTCTCGAAGACAATCCGAGTTTTCATGGTCCTCATGGTCTCTGCCAATGGTGCAGCTGAAACACTAACCTTGGCTCCTGACTTCATTAAGGGTGGTCGAGCCATGCGATCAGTCTTTGATCTCCTCGACCGCAGAACTGAAATTGAGCCTGATGATCCTGATTCTACCCCAGTTCCAGACCGTCTTCGTGGAGAAGTTGAATTCAAGCATGTAGACTTTTCGTACCCCAGTCGCCCTGATGTGCCAATTTTCCGTGACCTCAGTCTCCGGGCCAGAGCAGGCAAAACTCTTGCACTAGTGGGTCCTAGTGGATGTGGTAAGAGCTCAGTAATTGCCCTTATACAGCGATTATATGATCCAACATCTGGACGGATTATGATTGATGGAAAGGACATTAGAAAATACAATCTTAAGTCCTTGAGACGACACATTGCAATGGTCCCTCAGGAGCCATGCCTCTTTGCTACTACCATTTACGAAAATATTGCTTATGGCCATGAGTCCGCTACTGAGGCTGAGATTATTGAAGCTGCAACTCTGGCCAATGCGCACAAGTTCATATCAGCATTGCCGGATGGATATAAAACATTTGTTGGGGAAAGAGGGGTTCAACTTTCTGGGGGACAAAAGCAGAGAATTGCAATCGCCAGGGCATTTGTGAGGAAGGCAGAACTTATGCTGCTTGATGAAGCAACAAGTGCACTCGATGCTGAATCTGAGAGATCTGTCCAGGAGGCTCTTGAGCGGGCTTGCTCAGGAAAAACAACAATTGTTGTTGCGCACCGGCTGTCGACTATCAGAAATGCACATGTCATTGCTGTGATTGATGATGGGAAAGTAGCAGAGCAAGGATCTCATTCCCATCTATTGAAAAATTACCCAGATGGGTGCTACGCACGAATGATCCAGTTACAAAGATTCACACATAGCCAAGTCATTGGAATGGCATCAGGTTCAACTTCTTCAGCAAGACCCAGAGAAGATGAGGAGAGGGAAGGCTAAAGTGGGTGGGAGAAAAGTGAAAACAGGAGTATATTCCTTATACCCCaccttattattttttggtcCTTCGCTTTGGTTTCTCTGCTTTGGTATAGTATAGTATGTGTATTAACTATTTTGACATACAATATATGTTCTTGTCTTCACGAATCTTcccaagaaaaattataacgGAGGATATACCCTTGAGATTGAAATACATAATTCTGTATGAATGCATCCATCTTTATGCATTTATAGAGACATCCCTCGTGCATTATGTTTGTCGAGTCTGCTTCCAAGAGTGATAATATGAGAGAAAACATGGAGTGTTGGAAATAATTGAGAGGGATTGGTGCCAAGCCAGGCCCCTACAACTCAAAATTTGACATGTACTGTTCTAAACTTCTCTTGCCCCATCATATCAGCCGTGGAAGACCAGCAGATACTCCCCAACAATGATCAGAGGGCGTGTAGATGGAGAGTGATGGTGAGTAATTGCGTTAGAATTGCATCTCTCCGACACTGATCGCAAAGTGATGGGTGTAAGGGCCCTGGATGTAGACCTGGGAACAAATAACATGAGGCCTCCTGAGTGTATGTATTATATGTATCGCAATAGAAACTCTAAACACAGCCTGTTCTTGGCAATCTTAGGTCGTCCTATCTAGATCTCACTTGGGTCTGCCATGTTTTTATGATTGGGCTGGTGGAGAACAACATTATTGGAGTCTCAAAGCTCACATGGTGGTCGCGCATGtgcatgagttttaaatatagatataacaatTTGAGGGCACCtagtaaagaagaaaatagcTGTTAGTGGACAGAAAAAAGGAGAGGCGTTATGGATTTGGAAAATGACAATGGCGGATGATGGAGTTTGATTGAGAAGTGTCTATGTAGGCTAGGCATGTGTGGGCGGGCCACTTCTGATCTCTTTATCGTTTAGACAAATAACCACGTAAGGTTGTGAGCGGCTACAGATGCCTTGGCTTCGATTGCAATGGCGCTTAGTAATCGCCGCATCCTATTTCcgtactctttttttaaaatgagtaattaTTAAAGTAAAATGATACTTGGTCTCATGGATTTGCTCCTTCAAAATTATCGTTagggtattttaattttttttaatgtttaatgaaGTGAGTATTAGTGAAGTTGTgattttttgatagaaaataaaaaaaaaaatgcaatttgcATTAGTGGTAATTTTGAAGAGGCAAATCTATGAGACTGAATAGCAACACCCATTATTAAATTATACTCATATTTTATTGTAAGATgctatattattaaaattaaatatttcaaaactactttataaattttctttctttagatACCTATGATTCATTGGAGACATAGATCATGTGGAAAGTTGCATTCCCACTCAAGACCCACCTGTATAAATGCTCTATGTTCCCTATCACTACTTAGCTTTAGTTTCCATTTTCTGGTCTCACTCTCGTTACCATTTTCGCATTAGATGAAGTGAATCCATTGTTGctcctttaaaaataaaaaacaaaaataccctaTTGCTCGTGGAGGTAGTGGGAATGACACACTGCTTTGCTACGGACCACAATTCACTAAAACATACATCATTTTGTCTGCATTAGAAACGGCAAAGACGAAAAACAAACTGAGACAACACCTGATCTTTAACatatcatcttcatctttacTTTGAAAAAGTTATGTTCTGATCAATTACTGATAAAAAGATTTTGCTGCATGGCAAACAATATCATGTGAACGAGATCATTTGCTGAAGTAAATTTTCTTGTGGCCAGATCGGTAAAAACTCCACCAAAATAGTCACTGGAATCAGTTTGGTCTCAAAGATCTGTGTGGCATAAGGGGTATGCTTAGTCTAGTGGTCAGGTGCCTCTCTTGGAGAAGGGAGGGCACTGGGTTCAAGTCTCCAGAAATGCCTTATCAAGTAAaatgatttttcagttttatttaaaaaaaaaaaaacgaaccGCATGGCGCGGATACGCTTTTAGTTAAATTAgccattcttttatttaaatataaattgtaaAGAGGGAGAGTTCTAATATGAATTAATTACCTCTGTTTTTGTCTCATGTCccattttaatgagattttcataaagaataaatatagataaaagttattattaaaaGTATTCATTTTGTACATATAATATGGCATTGTGTAGATCACACATCTTTTCAAatgaatgttaaaaataatcaactaaaaataaccatacagtaaatataaaatatatattattataataatttctctTCAACATTAATTCTTCTATGAAGTGGATTTCATATAGATGTCTATTTTGTAGCCACCACAAGATTCAAAAGAGGGTGGTGAAACTTCTCTTTCAGGCACCGAAATTCGAGCCCTGGTCGTGCAACGATATAATTACCATAGGAAAAGCTTGTGAAGATTCCAATCAGAAGAGAAACTTTCAGCTTCAAAACCAGTCTAATCATTATTTTCAGTTCCTTTTCGTAGCAGTagtaatacaaataaaaataaaaagacgcAGCCCGCCGACAGCGAAAGGCCTTGAGAAGAAGCGAAGAAGATAAACACTTGAATCCAAATCACAAAACGGAGACTTGAAAAATGACAACCTAAGCATGCAAAAACAGAATCAAAAGAGAACAATCTTTCTGTACCGAGTGATGATGAGGGTTCTTGATTAGTTTACAGCCATGCGAGCTAAATAAAGTAGCAACTTCCCCAAGTTCCAACTCAACCAATCAAATTCAAGAGCACCGACTACTATCGACAGAAAAAGAGACGAACCCATGATTCCATTTAAGGTTTAAATTAGTGATTGACCGCAATCGACATATCTGTCTTTAGAATTAGGAGTGATGTTTAGAAAGGATATATTGTGTACGAGATGGGGTTTGTTGAGTACTTAGAAGTTAAAGGAGTGAGTTTATAAGTAGATATGATCAAACTCTTTTATTGTTTAAACTTTTCAATGATATGAATTTCCTAAAGATGTTGTTGGGTGTAAATATTTCGGCCTTAGCCCAAGACCAGCTAAGCCCAATCCATGATAAAGTTGCCATCAAGAAGTTaaagtgaaaaagagaaaatggataAGGTCAGGAAAAACATCATAGGGAGAAAGACATGTTAGAATTTCTCACCAACCACTGACAAAGCCCTAATAAAAAGGATCTAAGATCTCAGGGAAGGGGACTTCCAGACTTCTGAGCAACTACTAGAAGACAGAGAGAGATCTTCTTCAATCTCACGAGGCGAGATGCCATTTTAATCTTCTCTAGGCTAAAGGGGTCTCGACCCCAATTGTACAGTGAGATacgagagattgtaaaatattttcatcataatgGATTTGCCCTCCAAACGACCCATGAACGTAGGTCTTGTGTTGAACCATGTAAATATGTGtcttattctatatttatattttttgtattctttCTCTATTCACTGCTATGGATGAACATATAAGCACCATACTGACGCCCCAAGCAGCCATCATGGGCTTAAGACCGCTTCATCAAGACTTGTGTTACCTCTGTGGGCGGTGAAAGACTATTTCTACCGTTCTGGCCTATGTAGCAATTTTTGTCATTAACAGTTGGCGCAATATGTGAGATTCAGCTTTTTTATTTCCGCTAATGGTAGAAGGATGATTCCCTGACTCATGAGATTGTCTCCAGAAAAGGTCAGATGAGTTTCTTGACTTTGTAACTACTACTTTACTCTATCAGTACTGTTAgaataaataagatatataaatagagGGACCTAGGAAAAGAGTGGCAAGCACCATGCACATGCACCCAATGAGCATGGCGTGCACCCTGTGCATGACATGACACAACCCCGTGCATGACTATTTTACTGCCACTCACCTCCGTTCGTGGCGGGAAATCACACGCCAGCTGCCTAGGGGCTGTTGAGCCACTGGCAGGCCACGATTGGCTTGCCATCATTTTCTGTCATTGCCGAGGTGCTTCCCGCCTCGTGATGGGCTTGGAACCATCGACTCGGATGTGGGAAGGAGACCCATATGCAACACACATTGTAGGCAGCACCCCCAATCGGTAGGCAGCCAGTGGTCTCCACCTGACTTGTCGGTGCTTTTTGTCGCTAGCAAGGCGTTGCCTACCACGAAGGAGATTGCCACCACCACATTTGTTAGCCACGAGGGCCACCCAGCTAGAAAGTTTCTCGACCATGGAGTGAGTTGCCCGGCCACCAAGTTCCTTGGCCGCACAAAGATCCTTGGCCACAAAGCTCCTTGGCCACAAAGCTCCTCGGCCATATAGAGCTCCTCACCCACAAAGCTCCTCCCGGCCATAGTGAGCTCCTCACCCACAAAAGGTTCTTAGCCACACAAAGCTCCTCGGCCATACAACAACATGGCACCAGATGTAGCTGCGAAGACTCCTCTATACCATTTGCCCCTACAAGCATACCAACAAAGTCATAAGGGTAGAGCTCGTTGGTAGGGAGCTTAGAGATCGTCGGCGAGGTTGTCTGCCACCACCATTGTGCTCCTAGCCACTATGGCACGCCTTGCCAAGCCTCACACTCGCCATGCTTGTTCACCACGTATGGAGACAATTGCAAGCCCCCACAGAGACCTTTGCTTGCCCACAATATGAGCCTCAAGACaacaaatgaacaaaaaatcacCTGGTGACAGATAATCTACATTGCTACGAAAGTGCTCAAAGACAGATCACTTCCCCTATACAAAATCATTCAGTAGCGAACAATCTTAGTCAAGAAAGAGTTGAAAGTAATAGCTAAATATCTCAGGTTTACAATTCTCAAACTTATGATTTGGACTATGTAGACTAACCTGTTTGGTTTATTTGTGCAGTCAAGATTCATCTTCTGTCACAGCTGTGTGGTCGAGCCATCTCCTGCAATAGCAATGCAGTCCAGCTCAGTCCCCAGCCAAAGCGGTGCAACTGAGCACATCTCCTGTCGTGTTCAATCACACTTGAGCAGTTGGGTTAACCTCCCTCAACGGGGTCGAGCATATCTCCCGTTGGGTCTAACTACACTTGAGCACATGGGTTGCCCCTCAACGCAGTCGATCCATCTCCTGCTGGGTTCAACCACACTCGAGCAGTCAGGTTAGCCTCCCTCAACACAGTCGAGCATTCCTCCCACTAGGTCTAACCCCACTCGAGCACATGAGTTGCCCCCACAATGAGGTCGAGCATCTCCTCTAGCAATTTTGATGCTTCGAGCTCGCACCAACGAATAATGGAGGCAACACTTCTCCTAAGTGTTCCATCTCTCCTTGCCTCCAGCAAAGTCGATGCTTTGTGCTCGCACTAGTGAATAAcggagggaacacctctcctaagtATCCCATGTCTCCTTACCTCCAACAAAGTTGATGCTCTGCACTCAAACCGGCAAACGATGGAGGGAACACA
This genomic interval from Juglans regia cultivar Chandler chromosome 3, Walnut 2.0, whole genome shotgun sequence contains the following:
- the LOC109021322 gene encoding ABC transporter B family member 1, which gives rise to MSQDSQEIKTIEQWRWSEMQGLELVSPAPPDPFKTNPTTPTTTPTPTPTTPTTPDTEPRVSEQAAAPRATKPMESSEQKKDSSGGGSSGEKAEAVPAVGFGQLFRFADGLDYILMAIGSVGAIVHGCSLPLFLRFFADLVNSFGSNANNMDKMMQEVLKYAFYFLVVGAAIWASSWAEISCWMWTGERQSTKMRIKYLEAALNQDIQFFDTEVRTSDVVFAINSDAVMVQDAISEKLGNFIHYMATFVSGFVVGFTAVWQLGLVTLAVVPLIAVIGGIHTTTLAKLSGKSQEALSQAGNIVEQTIVQIRVVFAFVGESRALQGYSSALKVAQRLGYKSGFAKGLGLGATYFVVFCCYALLLWYGGYLVRHNYTNGGLAIATMFAVMIGGLALGQSAPSMGAFVKAKVAAAKIFRIIDHKPDIDRNSESGLELESITGLVELKNVDFSYPSRPEVRILNNFSLNVPAGKTIALVGSSGSGKSTVVSLIERFYDPTSGQVLLDGHDIKTLKLRWLRQQIGLVSQEPALFATTIKENILLGRPDADQVEIEESARVANAHSFIIKLPEGFETQVGERGLQLSGGQKQRIAIARAMLKNPAILLLDEATSALDSESEKLVQEALDRFMIGRTTLVIAHRLSTIRKADLVAVLQQGAVSEIGTHDELISKGENGVYAKLIRMQEMAHETALNNARKSSARPSSARNSVSSPIIARNSSYGRSPYSRRLSDFSTSDFSLSIDASHPNYRLEKLAFKEQASSFWRLAKMNSPEWVYALVGSIGSVICGSLSAFFAYVLSAVLSVYYNPNDAYMSRQIEKYCYLLIGLSSAALLFNTLQHFFWDIVGENLTKRVREKMLAAVLKNEMAWFDQEENESARIAARLALDANNVRSAIGDRISVIVQNTALMLVACTAGFVLQWRLALVLIAVFPVVVAATVLQKMFMTGFSGDLEAAHAKATQLAGEAIANVRTVAAFNSEAKIVNLFSSNLNAPLRRCFWKGQISGSGFGIAQFALYASYALGLWYASWLVKHGISDFSKTIRVFMVLMVSANGAAETLTLAPDFIKGGRAMRSVFDLLDRRTEIEPDDPDSTPVPDRLRGEVEFKHVDFSYPSRPDVPIFRDLSLRARAGKTLALVGPSGCGKSSVIALIQRLYDPTSGRIMIDGKDIRKYNLKSLRRHIAMVPQEPCLFATTIYENIAYGHESATEAEIIEAATLANAHKFISALPDGYKTFVGERGVQLSGGQKQRIAIARAFVRKAELMLLDEATSALDAESERSVQEALERACSGKTTIVVAHRLSTIRNAHVIAVIDDGKVAEQGSHSHLLKNYPDGCYARMIQLQRFTHSQVIGMASGSTSSARPREDEEREG